DNA sequence from the Myxococcus guangdongensis genome:
GGGGCTGGCGCGCGGACTCATCCTCCGGGGGCTCACCCACCTGTTCCGCATCCCCGCCCTGCGCGGCATCCGGTTCCTCTACGGCGCCGCCATGCGAGGCGCGCGGGGCGACGTGATGCGCACCGCGCGCGGCTGGAACCCGCTGCGGATGGGCCGCCCCCAGAGCCGGCTCGCGCTCTACTTCACGCCCCCCTCGCGCCTCGCCACGTTGGAACCGGGAGACGCGCCCGGGTGTCCGCGGGGTGAGGGGCTGGTGCTCGGCCCCGCACCGTCCCGCCGGCTCGAGGGCGCGGGGTGGTGCGCCACGTCCGGGAGCAAGGACCTCCAGTTGATGTCGACGCAAGCCCCTTGGCCGCTCGTGCACCTGGCCGCGCCACCCTCCGCGTGGACCCGAGGCTGGGGGCACTACCTCCAGACCTGTGGCGAGGAGCTCACCGCGCAGAGCCCCCAGTCGCTCGCCTGCTTCGTCATCGACGAGCGCTTGGAAGACCACGTCCACTGGCTGCGAGGACAAGGGGTTTCCCCCGACGCGGTGTGCACCGTCTACTCTCTCGACCTCACCCGACTCAAAGGGTCCCCGGCATGGGTGCACCTTCCCTCCTCCGAAATCTGAACCTGCGCCACCACATCGGCGCGCTGAAGGCCGAGTGGAACGCGCGGGAGTCCTGCGCGTACCTGCGCGCGCTGCGCGACGGCACCTTCGAGCGAGGGGACTTCGTCGAGACGCAGCGGCAGTTCTTCCACGCGGTGGCGCACTTCACGCGGCCCATGGCCGTGCTCGCCAGCCGACTCCCCCGCCCCGAGCTCCGCCTGCCGCTGGTGGAGAACGTCTTCGACGAGCATGGGCGGGGCACGCTCTCCCACGGCCATGAGCACACGTTCCGCTTGCTGCTCGAGCGGCTCGGCGCCTCGCTCGACGGGCTCCACGACGAGACGTGCTGGCCGGAGGTGCGCAAGTTCAACGTCGCGCT
Encoded proteins:
- a CDS encoding GNAT family N-acetyltransferase, with protein sequence MSDLRYVVLRPDTLGPYVERLRGLERGIEYPIADGADHFFIDHGPDYHPFFSSMGEAYFLLALRGEELLGSVTGILRQVHRGARALPGFYICDLKVAPHARGSGLARGLILRGLTHLFRIPALRGIRFLYGAAMRGARGDVMRTARGWNPLRMGRPQSRLALYFTPPSRLATLEPGDAPGCPRGEGLVLGPAPSRRLEGAGWCATSGSKDLQLMSTQAPWPLVHLAAPPSAWTRGWGHYLQTCGEELTAQSPQSLACFVIDERLEDHVHWLRGQGVSPDAVCTVYSLDLTRLKGSPAWVHLPSSEI
- a CDS encoding iron-containing redox enzyme family protein produces the protein MGAPSLLRNLNLRHHIGALKAEWNARESCAYLRALRDGTFERGDFVETQRQFFHAVAHFTRPMAVLASRLPRPELRLPLVENVFDEHGRGTLSHGHEHTFRLLLERLGASLDGLHDETCWPEVRKFNVALTGIAAFEATHTGLAVFGIIEDLFSGISLELGQGIIARGWLPAEQVVHYPTHATLDEEHADGFYRQLDAPFASDASARRDIQQGLLLGGHLFLGLYDDLHRARRRRA